AGTATGCAACAGTGCATgttactcaaatggtgaacatatcataaatttatttgttagcaaacaATACTGAGTATACTTTTAGTAAAGGTTAAGTGAGTGACATGCAAATGCAGAAAATCAGTGTGCGCAAAAACTTTCGACTGGAAGCGTATAACGCCATGGTGTTAATTCCACACATAGGTGCACAAATGACAAATGGAATGAATGTGGAATATGCGTGGATGCCCTGATGCGCACGTGGACGCCCTGATGCGCACGTGGACGCCCTGATGCGCACGTGGACGCCCTGATGCGCACGTGGACGCCCTGATGCGCACGTGGACGGGTTGCGAGCATTCAGTATAAACCAGCCCTAAAAGCAGATGGGCACTGTCCTGGTGAAGCGCCCTGTCCTTTGACTGTTTCGCTCAGGTGTTAGGGAGCCTCACATGAAGTGGAAGGTGGGGGCCTTTCTGAAGCAGCTCCCTGCCCGGTGGGCCAATCTCAGCCAGGCATCCTCGGGCAGGTAGCCCCCGCCAGCTGCATCCTCCATGCCGTCATCCTCCTCCAGCCGGTTCAGGCCCATGAATGACAGCTGTGGGCGGTTAGGGATAACGTGTCTCAGCTAAGGGCCACCAATGGCTCCAACACCTTCCCCAGGTCCTCTATTCCAACACAGTAAATATCACTGCATACTTATAGGAAGATATGGGAAACAGGGCTTCATAACCCATGGTAGGTGGGATTATGGCATGGCTTCACCCAAGGAGCCGCCCACAAGAATGTGCAAAACCAACTGGACTTAAGCTAAACCAATTGGTAACTGACAGTACACAATTCCATTTGAGGTATGATTTATCCATATCACTGGTTTCTACCAAGTGCTCTGCGAAGGCGGAGGGATCGAAGGCGGAGCCATCGGCATGGAGCTGGTTAGCCTTCTCCTTGCCCAAGTCTGTCGCCAGCACCAGAAACTGGGCATCCAGTGCAGCCTCCCTGGCCTGTCGAACTGGTCAGGAGAGAAAACTACAGTAAGGTGGAATTCAGACCCAAAAAAGCAAAACTAGCTGGTGGTCAGCTGGCGTTGATAACTCTCTTACCATTTGCAAAAAGTTTATTCGCTTCTACCAAAACTTCCGTCAGCTTGTTGTTGGAAGGATTCAACATGTCCTCCCGGTTCTCTGTCAGAAGAACAGGGACAGAGACTGGATCAGACCTGGCTTCCGCATAATCTCACATCACCAActcacaaacccctccacccaACAGAAGCTGAGATAAACTGCCTGAGACTACAGCTCTGTGGAATAAATGCAATGACTTACAATTCACGGTCCTAATCTGAAAGGCTGTCCGTAACAATTCATGGCCTCCACcttcaatatttttttattcttaaccATTACAGATGGTGGATGACACAAGAATAAGAATGACAGCAAAAATAAGGTTTTATTACGACGCTAATTTTGACTGCAACAGCTGACGAACAACAGCTTCGACAGACAATATTAAGGTTTACTGTGTATTTCAAAGCTAATGGATCCTTACGCTGTACACAATTGATGAGCTCCCGGTACTGGTGCCGAATTTGTCTTCTCTGAGCTGGGTCTTCGTCATCATCCTCTTGGGTCGCAGACGGACCTCCGAGAAGCATCTCCtcctcatcatcctcctcctcgGAATCCCCGCCCCTCCCACGCACACCATTCTGCTGGTTCGCACTCCGGGATGACTCAGACATCTCCCCAGCTCGCTTCCTTTGTTTCGTTTTCTACACCTTTTGTCTGTCTTTTCTCTTCTGTGCTAGCCTCCCTCTTTGTTCTTCTTATCGAAGAATGGCCAATCAGATAGAAACCAatgaacaaaaaccacaaatgAAACACAATTGCCGCCCCATCACCGTTTCAGTGACAAAACAACgatttgcaaaataaaaagagaCGCATTCAACAAAAATAACGATCAAATAATATAAGACAGTTTCACATTTTTCACTTCAACCAGAGAAATCAACAGTTGGGGACGTTTTGATATATGCATCTGCTCTTAGTACTATATGTATCTGTCATCCTTATTAGTTAACTAACTGTATACCGGATACTGATTTACCAAGGTAAAATCATGTAGCTACTGCTTTTCGCGCCATAATATGAAAACATAAATTCACATAGGCAGCTATCTTACATTAACTTTCTGGGTGATTGTTCATCTGCAGGAATTTGACATCAGAGTTGACACACCTGTAATTAAGTTAACAAGAaattaattcataaaaaaataacaactaTAACGAGTGCAACGGAAATGTATTCCGAACATTTCCTCTGATAAACTGTTTAATCAATCGCTAAAAACGCGTACAAACCCAGTGTTTATAGCAGGTCTACTATAAACCCCGCGAAACGACGGCGCAAGTTTTTCAATTGACGTCATCACTATTGGACGGACATGAATGACGCGtcgtgattggctgttgtggcTGCTGCTGAGCAGGCGCATGCTATTCGGTATGTAATTGCCAAAATGCCAACCCAGTTCCAGTAAACGACACCCCCTGTTTTATGACGAAATCATGTCGCGATCTGGTTTTCAATGGTTACATTTGCGAACCTGGCAGCTGGTGACAACTTCTCTGCGTTTTGCGAACTCTCACGCATCTTGCGTGACAGTCACGCTTTCGGACTCTCACGCTCGGACAGGAGaccttacggcaaatctatttTCCATTATAAAGCCGAGCTTTATGTATATGTGCGTTAATAAAATTCTCACATTCAGTCAGAGATATAGCTGATGAATAGAAGGTTATGTGTATTTTTAGACAATGAAATACGCTCAATGGCTCATTACCGAACGCATGCAAGTAAGTTTTTTGGATGTTGACCAGAAGATGGAGCCATTTCCTGAAATCATGGCGGCAACAGAGGTTATAAGGGTTTATTGATATGAAAAGTAAATGTATAATTTGGTGATTTCAGTGCAGTCCTTCCAGTAGTTCtgagattagtgatttcagtgCATTTCCCCTGTCCTACTGGACACTCTGAGCTTGGTTATGTGACGTCATAGCAGTGACCAAGTTCTTTTTCATGATGTCAGATAACTTTGTATGCTGTAAACTGAATGAGCTTTTATCTCATATCATATACATAATTACATATATGCTCAATGAGTTACAGTAAATACAAATTCTTTTAAAAAGAGGTGTTTTAAtggcttttcttgttttatatatttcttttttgtaataatttcTGTTCATAATGATATCATTATCCACCTTCTCAT
The nucleotide sequence above comes from Paramormyrops kingsleyae isolate MSU_618 chromosome 3, PKINGS_0.4, whole genome shotgun sequence. Encoded proteins:
- the nsmce4a gene encoding non-structural maintenance of chromosomes element 4 homolog A isoform X1, yielding MSESSRSANQQNGVRGRGGDSEEEDDEEEMLLGGPSATQEDDDEDPAQRRQIRHQYRELINCVQQNREDMLNPSNNKLTEVLVEANKLFANVRQAREAALDAQFLVLATDLGKEKANQLHADGSAFDPSAFAEHLLSFMGLNRLEEDDGMEDAAGGGYLPEDAWLRLAHRAGSCFRKAPTFHFMLGSFLAEPPPPRQRVERQRKAPSKEVKRIMPTQLKKMEESQQEATEKEVERILGFLQSYHNENPELPISYYEFVIDPQSFSRTVENIFHISFLIRDGLAKIYLDQNKLPCIDLCCSAGFAPVPREEAEATSSSSRQQCVISINQSSWREIIEAFDITAAMISSSAPTESASSQ
- the nsmce4a gene encoding non-structural maintenance of chromosomes element 4 homolog A isoform X2, whose translation is MSESSRSANQQNGVRGRGGDSEEEDDEEEMLLGGPSATQEDDDEDPAQRRQIRHQYRELINCVQQNREDMLNPSNNKLTEVLVEANKLFANVRQAREAALDAQFLVLATDLGKEKANQLHADGSAFDPSAFAEHLLSFMGLNRLEEDDGMEDAAGGGYLPEDAWLRLAHRAGSCFRKAPTFHFMLGSFLAEPPPPRQRVERQRKAPSKEVKRIMPTQLKKMEESQQEATEKEVERILGFLQSYHNENPELPISYYEFVIDPQSFSRTVENIFHISFLIRDGLAKIYLDQNKLPCIAPVPREEAEATSSSSRQQCVISINQSSWREIIEAFDITAAMISSSAPTESASSQ